In the Sebastes fasciatus isolate fSebFas1 chromosome 20, fSebFas1.pri, whole genome shotgun sequence genome, one interval contains:
- the arl4d gene encoding ADP-ribosylation factor-like protein 4D, which produces MGNQLTDIAPNTSFLPNFQTLHVVVIGLDSAGKTSLLYRLKLKEFVKTIPTKGFNTEKIKVAVGTSRTINFQVWDVGGQEKLRPLWKSYTRRTDGMVFVVDSTELERMEEAKVELHKITRTSENQGVPVLILANKQDQDSASSVSEVEKLLSVHELSMYTLHHVQSCSAVDGRGLQPGLEKLYEMILKRKKMVKHNRNRKR; this is translated from the coding sequence ATGGGGAACCAGCTGACTGATATCGCTCCCAACACCTCGTTCCTGCCAAACTTCCAGACTCTCCACGTGGTGGTTATCGGGCTGGACTCAGCCGGTAAGACCTCTCTGCTCTACCGGCTCAAACTGAAGGAGTTTGTGAAGACGATCCCCACGAAGGGGTTCAACACGGAGAAGATCAAGGTGGCCGTGGGGACGTCCCGGACCATAAACTTCCAGGTGTGGGACGTGGGCGGCCAGGAGAAGCTGCGCCCGCTGTGGAAGTCGTACACCCGGCGGACAGACGGCATGGTGTTCGTGGTGGACTCCACCGAGCTGGAGCGGATGGAGGAGGCCAAAGTGGAGCTCCACAAGATCACCCGCACCTCGGAGAACCAGGGCGTCCCCGTGCTCATCCTGGCCAACAAACAGGACCAGGACTCGGCCTCGTCCGTCAGCGAGGTGGAGAAGCTGCTCTCCGTCCACGAACTGAGCATGTACACGCTGCATCACGTGCAGAGCTGCAGCGCCGTGGACGGTCGCGGCCTCCAGCCGGGCCTGGAGAAACTGTACGAGATGATcctgaagaggaagaagatggtGAAGCacaacaggaacaggaagagatGA